A region from the Musa acuminata AAA Group cultivar baxijiao chromosome BXJ1-10, Cavendish_Baxijiao_AAA, whole genome shotgun sequence genome encodes:
- the LOC135595547 gene encoding obtusifoliol 14-alpha demethylase-like: protein MDLAEHKLFAAGLLLAATLVLAKLVASVLAPRSGKRLPPTVSAPPVVGGLLRFMRGPIPMIREEYAKLGGVFTLNILNRKISFFIGPEVSGHFFKAPEAQLSQQEVYQFNVPTFGPGVVFDVDYSVRQEQFRFFTEALRVTKLRSYVDQMVVEAEGYFSKWGDSGTVDLKYELEHLIILTASRCLLGREVRDKLFDDVSALFHDLDNGMRPISVIFPYLPIPAHRRRDRARARIAEIFSTIIRSRKSSGKSEDDMLQCFIDSKYKDGRSTTEGEITGLLIAALFAGQHTSSITSTWTGAYMLRHKQFFSAAIEEQKEIMARHGNKLDHDILSEMDVLYRCIKEALRLHPPLIMLLRYSHDDFTVTTKEGKEYDIPKGHIVATSPAFANRLPHIYKDPDTYDPDRFAAGREEDKAAGAFSYISFGGGRHGCLGEPFAYLQIKAIWSHLLRNFEFELISPFPENNWKAMVVGVKGEVMVRYKRRKLSVDN from the exons ATGGATCTTGCGGAGCACAAGCTCTTCGCCGCGGGGCTGCTCTTGGCGGCGACCCTGGTCCTGGCGAAGCTCGTCGCCTCTGTCCTGGCGCCCAGGTCTGGGAAGCGCCTGCCGCCGACGGTCTCGGCTCCGCCGGTCGTCGGCGGGCTGCTGCGGTTCATGAGGGGCCCGATCCCCATGATCCGGGAGGAGTACGCGAAGCTTGGCGGCGTGTTCACGCTCAACATCCTCAATCGCAAGATCAGCTTCTTCATCGGGCCCGAGGTGTCCGGGCACTTCTTCAAGGCGCCGGAGGCACAGCTCAGCCAGCAGGAGGTGTACCAGTTCAACGTGCCCACCTTCGGCCCCGGCGTGGTCTTCGACGTGGACTACTCGGTGCGGCAGGAGCAGTTCCGGTTCTTCACGGAGGCGCTCCGGGTGACCAAGCTGCGCAGCTATGTGGACCAGATGGTCGTCGAGGCCGAG GGCTACTTCTCCAAATGGGGAGACAGCGGCACGGTGGACTTGAAGTACGAGCTCGAGCATCTCATCATACTGACGGCAAGCCGGTGCCTGTTGGGGAGGGAGGTCAGGGACAAGCTCTTCGATGATGTCTCTGCCCTCTTCCACGACCTCGACAATGGCATGCGCCCCATCAGCGTCATCTTCCCCTACCTCCCTATCCCCGCCCACCGCAGACGCGATCGTGCCCGTGCCAGGATCGCCGAGATCTTCTCCACCATCATCAGGTCACGCAAGAGCTCCGGCAAATCAGAGGACGACATGTTGCAGTGCTTCATCGACTCAAAGTACAAGGACGGCCGCTCCACCACGGAAGGCGAGATCACAGGGCTGCTCATTGCCGCACTCTTCGCGGGGCAGCACACCAGCTCCATCACTTCCACCTGGACCGGGGCTTACATGCTCCGGCACAAGCAGTTCTTCTCGGCCGCCATCGAGGAGCAGAAGGAGATCATGGCGAGGCACGGGAATAAGTTGGACCATGACATCCTGTCCGAGATGGACGTCCTCTACCGCTGCATCAAGGAAGCTCTGAGGCTTCATCCTCCGTTGATAATGCTGCTGCGCTACTCCCACGACGACTTCACCGTCACGACGAAAGAAGGGAAAGAGTACGACATCCCCAAGGGCCACATCGTAGCGACATCCCCAGCTTTCGCCAACCGGCTTCCCCACATCTACAAGGACCCGGATACGTACGATCCTGACAGGTTTGCGGCCGGGAGGGAGGAAGACAAGGCTGCGGGAGCcttctcctacatttcctttgGGGGCGGGCGACATGGATGCCTGGGGGAGCCTTTTGCTTACTTGCAGATCAAGGCGATATGGAGCCACCTGCTGAGGAACTTCGAGTTCGAGTTGATATCTCCCTTCCCCGAGAACAACTGGAAGGCCATGGTCGTCGGGGTCAAAGGGGAAGTGATGGTGCGATACAAGCGGCGGAAGCTGTCCGTCGACAACTGA
- the LOC135583040 gene encoding uncharacterized protein LOC135583040 isoform X1 — translation MVAKMESDAIPSYLQPDTETDLDAKLNLPAAPTSNAAAMPNRARQQTEDELGLPAVPQSFYTQLKEHCSQNGKAHIHDSHNVLHIYSRTYIMGIWTYIYSPIPFRKDEGESYRHISVRTDGTSSASSSRRWRQADRALAEPRDPAGDSTTGRGSGLRRVPRNPPGRPAFVPRLMGLEDLSALTVAVTPEAAGAAAGSGEVRRGPQYPEADHRGRPLGGDPR, via the exons ATGGTTGCAAAGATGGAATCTGATGCAATTCCATCCTATCTTCAACCTGATACGGAAACGGATCTGGATGCAAAACTCAACTTACCTGCAGCTCCAACAAGCAATGCTGCGGCAATGCCCAACAGAGCGAGGCAGCAG ACCGAGGATGAACTAGGTTTACCTGCTGTACCCCAAAGCTTCTATACTCAGTTAAAAGAACACTGTTCACAGAATGGCAAAGCTCATATTCATGACAGCCACAATGTTCTTCATATTTACAG TAGGACATACATTATGGGTATATGGACATACATATACTCCCCGATACCGTTCAGGAAAGACGAAGGAGAATCCTACCGTCACATCTCCGTCAGGACCGACGgcacctcctccgcctcctccagtCGAAGATGGCGGCAAGCAGACAGGGCCCTCGCGGAGCCCCGTGATCCCGCAGGAGATTCGACAACCGGGCGCGGAAGCGGTCTTCGCCGCGTCCCCCGAAACCCCCCCGGCCGGCCGGCGTTCGTGCCGAGGCTGATGGGGCTCGAGGACCTGTCGGCCCTCACGGTTGCTGTGACACCGGAAGCGGCGGGAGCTGCAGCGGGCTCTGGAGAAGTGCGACGAGGACCTCAGTACCCTGAGGCGGATCATCGAGGCCGTCCGCTTGGGGGAGATCCACGCTAA
- the LOC135583040 gene encoding uncharacterized protein LOC135583040 isoform X2, protein MVAKMESDAIPSYLQPDTETDLDAKLNLPAAPTSNAAAMPNRARQQTEDELGLPAVPQSFYTQLKEHCSQNGKAHIHDSHNVLHIYRTYIMGIWTYIYSPIPFRKDEGESYRHISVRTDGTSSASSSRRWRQADRALAEPRDPAGDSTTGRGSGLRRVPRNPPGRPAFVPRLMGLEDLSALTVAVTPEAAGAAAGSGEVRRGPQYPEADHRGRPLGGDPR, encoded by the exons ATGGTTGCAAAGATGGAATCTGATGCAATTCCATCCTATCTTCAACCTGATACGGAAACGGATCTGGATGCAAAACTCAACTTACCTGCAGCTCCAACAAGCAATGCTGCGGCAATGCCCAACAGAGCGAGGCAGCAG ACCGAGGATGAACTAGGTTTACCTGCTGTACCCCAAAGCTTCTATACTCAGTTAAAAGAACACTGTTCACAGAATGGCAAAGCTCATATTCATGACAGCCACAATGTTCTTCATATTTACAG GACATACATTATGGGTATATGGACATACATATACTCCCCGATACCGTTCAGGAAAGACGAAGGAGAATCCTACCGTCACATCTCCGTCAGGACCGACGgcacctcctccgcctcctccagtCGAAGATGGCGGCAAGCAGACAGGGCCCTCGCGGAGCCCCGTGATCCCGCAGGAGATTCGACAACCGGGCGCGGAAGCGGTCTTCGCCGCGTCCCCCGAAACCCCCCCGGCCGGCCGGCGTTCGTGCCGAGGCTGATGGGGCTCGAGGACCTGTCGGCCCTCACGGTTGCTGTGACACCGGAAGCGGCGGGAGCTGCAGCGGGCTCTGGAGAAGTGCGACGAGGACCTCAGTACCCTGAGGCGGATCATCGAGGCCGTCCGCTTGGGGGAGATCCACGCTAA